CAGGTTCCCAAGTCCGTGTCCGAAGAAATAGTCGCCAAAGTCGGCGGCGAAGCGAGCCGGGGGTAGATCATGGCCAAGAAGAAGTTCGAGCGCACCAAGCCGCACGTCAACATCGGTACCATCGGTCACGTCGACCATGGCAAGACGACACTGACCGCAGCTATCACCAGGACGCTTTCCGAGAAGGGATGGGCGG
This is a stretch of genomic DNA from Actinomycetota bacterium. It encodes these proteins:
- a CDS encoding GTP-binding protein; this translates as MAKKKFERTKPHVNIGTIGHVDHGKTTLTAAITRTLSEKGWA